The sequence aaatgtcgttccacttcatgattgtgtcccacttgttgttgattcttcacaaaaaaatacagttttatatctttatgtttgaagcctgaaatgtagcaaaaggtcgcaaagttcaagggggccgaatactttcgcaaggcactgtatatgcagcttctcttctgtcataacttgttgccccagaagactaaataaagtagtgctcaccagaataatgtctTACATTGATAGAATGCATTAGCAATCTAGTTAACACCGGTAAAGTTGTCTGTTTCGTTTAGGGACAAGGAGGAAAACTAACTCCAAAACAGTGGAAATATTAAACCtgtgcaaaatgtccaaatgTCATCGGTTTGACCGGTTTTAAGGAAATGAAAAGCTGAGAAAATGATTAAAAGCGTTTCTGATAAGACTTCAGTACGTCTTGGCTGCATATTGTGTATGGTTAAAATACCGTCTGCTCGCATAAGTGTCAAAGATAACACACTACATGCACATTTGCATTTTCTCAAGagatgctgaaagaaagaaatcatattTCTACACTCCTGTTCCCGAGACAAAAGTATATATTGTATCGTTTTACTGCAATAATGCTcaattctgcaggagttaatagTATAGGTTATTACGCAGTGTTACACGTGAGAGGTTATAcgcctacagtcagtgtccagatttcagttactattccatttaacccataGGAATTTAAATGAGGAATATTCTGTTTATTCATGACTACAGGGATACTCCAGAGCGGGATATCAAaaggtgcatgtaaacagctTCTCCCGAATGAGACCTTAAGCAGGATATTAGCTACTATCCGGAATACTGGGCACATGTAAACGTCGTCACTCACTACTGTTCTCTGTCTTGCttattctctcccccctcttctcttgtctatattgtatatattttgtatctgtctctctaccccataTGTCATTCCTGTCTCTTTTCAAGCCATTATtattacatcacacacacattggtTTACCTGTCTGTGTCCCCGTTCCtaatgatttgtgtgtgtgtgtgtgtgtgtgtgtagtcaacGGGGTGCCGTGGCCCCAGGAGCAGGGCTGGAGGAACAGTCACACGTTTAGCTGTCGGATGCTGAAGAGGCCCCCTGACGAGGTGGACTCCGAGAACCAGGAGGCACGGCAGCAGTACGACATCATGCAGTGTTTTACTGTCTCCCAGCCCAAAGCCATGCAGGACGAGGGAGatggtgagtacacacacacacacacacacacacacacacacacacacacacatacatacatacagtggggagaacaagtatttgatagactgccgattttgcaggttttcccacttacaatgcatgtagaggtctgtaatttgtatcataggtacacttcaactgtgagagacggaatctaaaaataaaaaaatccagaaaatcacattgtatgattttaagtaattaattagcattttattgcatgacataagtatttgatcacctaccaaccagtaagaattccggctctctcagacctgttagtttttcttgaagaagccctcctgttcttcactcattacctgtattaactgcacctgtttgaactcgttacctgtataaaagacacctgtccccacactcaatcaaacagactccaacctctccacaatggccaagaccagagagctgtgtaaggatcagggataaaattgtagacctgcacaaggctgggatgggctacaggacaataggcaagcagcttggtgagaaggcaacaactgttggcgcaattattagaaaatggaagaagttcaagatgacggtcaatcaccctcggtctggggctccatgcaagatctcacctcttggggcatcaatgatcatgaggaaggtgagggatcagcccagaactacacggcaggacctggtcaatgacctgaagagagctgggaccacagtctcaaagaaaaccattagtaacacactacgtcgtcatggattaaaatcctgcagcgcacgcaaggtccccctgctcaagccagcgcatgtccaggcccgtctgaagtttgccaatgaccatctggatgatccagaggaggaatgggagagggtcatgtggtctgatgagacaaaaatagagctttttggtctaaactccactcgctgtgtttggaggaagaagaaggatgagtacaaccccaagaacaccatcccaaccgtgaagcatggatgtggaaacatcattctttcgggatgcttttctgcaaaggggacaggacgactgcactgtattgaggggaggatggatggggccatgtatcgtgagatcttggccaacaacctccttccctcagtaagagcattgaagatgggtcgtggcatctcaaggtcctggagtggcctagccagtctccagacctgaacccaatagaaaatctttggagggagctgaaagtccgtattgcccagcgacacccccgaaacctgaaggatctggagaaggtctgtatggaggagtgggccaaaatccatgctgcagtgtgtgcaaacctggtcaagaactacaggaaacgtatgatctctgtaattgcaaacaaaggtttctgtaccaaatattaagttctgcttttctgatgtatcaaatacttatgtcgtgcaataaaatgcaaattaattacttaaaaatcatacaaggtgattttctggatttttgttttagattccgtctctcacagttgaagtgtacctatgatacaaattacagacctctacatgctttgtaagtaggaaaacctgcataaTTGGCAAGGTATCAAatgcttgttctccccactgtatatactccCACACAGACACGCATGTACACTCACAGAcgcatacatatatacacatgaATACAGCTAGATACACAGATACATGCCACTTCTGCACACCGACGTTTACATACACATTGAAAAAGGTGCAGCAGCGACATGAGAGCGCTGGTCTTTACCTTGTCCTCCTAGCTAGCCCTGAGCCATATTGGAGGGATAGAGTTCAACACAGTGACGCCCTGTGTAttacaacaaacacacacacatacacacacacctgtcagatTCTTAACTCTGACCTTTGATTGGTGTTGTGCCCAGACCTGCAGACCTGCCTGATCTGCATAGCCTGTCGGATGCCTCGCCCCCAGCAGCTCCCTGCTATCAGCACTGAGTCCTTCATCACCAAACAGGATCCCACAGGTATTAACCCCTGGCCTATCACCTTTTACATCGCAACTGCTGTTGGCACACaaacactccatacacacacactccaatgtGTGGATTAGAGAGCTTTCTTTTTGTGCCAAAGGTGAACTAACTACAGAGTGTTGCTCCAGAAGGTGGGCTAACTAGAGAGTGTTGCTCCAGAAGGTGGACTAACTAGAGAGTGTTGCTCCAGAAGGTGAACTAACTATagtgttctcatttgcagcaacgacctggggaatagttacaggggagagggggattaatgagccaattgttaactggggattattaggtgaccgtgatggtttgagggccagattgggaatttagccaggacaccggggttaacacccctactcttatgataagtgccatgggatctttaatgacctcagagagtcaggacacccgtttaacgtcccatccgaaagacggcaccctacaaaAGGCagtgccctggggcattgggatatttttttaggccagaggaaagagtgcctcctactggcccttcaacaccacttccagcagcatctggtctcccatccaggaactgaccaggaccaaccctgcttatcttcagaagcaagccagcagtggtatgcagggtggtatgctccAGAAGGTGTACTAACTAGAGAGTGTTACTCCAGAAGGTCAACTAACTAGTGTTGCTCCAGAAGGTGGACTAAGAGTGTTGCTCCAGAAGGTGGACTAAGAGTGTTGCTCCAGAAGGTGGACTAACTAGAGTGTTGCTCCAGAAGGTGGACTAACTAGAGAGTGTTGCTCCAGAAGGTGGACTAACTAGAGTTGCTCCAGAAGGTAGACTAACTAGAGAGTGTTGCTCCAGAAGGTGGACTAACTAGAGTGTTGCACAATAAACAGGCCTGTTGGTAAACCTACCTAGAGAGGAAAGAAAAGGACAGGGTTTTAGCTCTCACTACTACTGCCATTTACATCTGAGTGACTCAAAACTCACTTTGAGTGGTCCACAATGTGGCAAAAACAATATGTATTTTGTATCATTGTGGAGCTCTAACTCTGACCTCATAATGTAACTCCATCTGGGTTTCATCACCAAGCCTTAGTATCTCTGGTTACAgatgtgtgttttttgtgtgtgtgtgtgtgtgtgtgtctgtttatctCCAGGGAAAATCATCTCCATAGAGACCAGTGCTCTGCGGGCGACAGGGCGCCCAGGCTGGGAGGACCTGGTCAGGAAGTGCATCTACGCATTCTTCCAGCCACAGGGGAAAGAACCCTCCCACGCCAAGAAGCTGCTCCacgagggtgaggagagggggagggggaaagaagtggaggatggggaagagtaggggggagaggggaaaTAATCTTTCTGCAATTTTCTCAATAATGAAACTGTGATAACGAAGTACAGTGTAGTACCTTTGCAAAAACATGTGTTTTTTCTCCTTAAAAGTAAGCCACAATGATAATTAGGCCAATTTCTGTTTGTGCGTGTTGCCAGTGATGACCCATGGCACGGCCATCAGTCCTCTTTATCAATTCAACCTGAGCGACGGGACCCCCCTCAGCGCTCAGACCCGCTGCAAGTTCTGCTGCCCCCCCAAATCCGACGTTCAGCCCTTCATCATGGGCATTCACACTATTGACAGGTAACACACAACCAAGCAGGCACGGAGAACACACACACGGGCAGGTCATGTGGAACAAGTAGAATTGATTACTTTATTGCCCATCAACGATGGTTGCAAGAGTAGGAATTTTATAGGATTGTATAGGCTGATGGGAATGTGTTTTTGTGCCAATGATATAAACAAACAGTACTTTTTCCAGAATATTTCTCTCACCCAGCTGATGTTTTCCTTCTCTTGTAGGGAACACAACACTGCTAGCTCTCAGGAAAACACTAACTCCAGCCTTCTACTGACCCATGGGAGCCCTGCTTCCTCCCACACTTCCCGTTCCCCTGCCCTACCCATGGGCATCGAGGCCAGTCAAGCCCCAGGCCCCACCTCAAGCCTCCATCTCAACAACGGAAACAGCTCCggcaccaccacacccaccagcCATTCAGCAGGGTACCTGACGCCCAACCGGTTGTGTCCTCAGCAGGTCAACAGCCCCTCACCCCTGGGCAGCCCCCTCACAGCCACCCCTACCTCATTCATGTCGCCCAGGCCCCCCAGGGGCAGCGCGGGGCTGGGCGGCAGCCCGCGCGTCCCAGGGAACCCCTTCTCCCCTTCCACCCCTGGCCTGCACTCTCCGGCAGGGGCCttaggaggtggaggtggtggtggaagcGGTGGAATCCTCAGCAGGCAGCACTCAGGTGGGGACGGTGGAGCAGGGACCCCCCTGGgtttctctctgccctcccctctaCCTCAGAGGAAGGCCAGCACCCCCACCAGCTCCCCAACGCGCCCTCCCCCCGCCAAGCCCCCTGAGGGAAAAGGaggtggtgggggaggagagTACCTGGGGAGTAACCCCAAACTCAACCAGCTCCTGGACAATGGCAGAGTGGGGCCGCCTGGGGACCCCAACAACACCGCTCCTAACATGCACCCCaacacccccacctccacccctcaGTGCCCGGCCTCCCACAGCACGCTGACGGAGCGCCACAAGATCCTCCACCGCCTCCTGCAGGACAGCAGCCCGGCCGAGGGCGGCAACAACAAGGAGTCTGAGATCAAGAAGGAGCCTCCTGCTAGCCCTGCCACCGCCAACCCCAACGGACCCCCCACCACCCCCCAGGACCACCAGCTGCTGCGCTTCCTGCTGGACACGGATGAGAAGGACTTGAGAGACCTGCCCCCTCCGGCCGCTCTCAGCCTGCAGACGGTCCGGGTCAAGACTGAGAAGAGGGCCACCGGGGACACTACGCCCTGTGCTGCAGCCTGCGCCAGCCCCAAACCCGGCCCTGCCCAGAGACACGGACCGCCCAGAGACACGGTATTGTCTGCAGCCCTACTCCCCTCATACACAGTGCTAGTAGTATCCAGAATTGGCAAGATCCTGTCCCAGACATGCTGAACTTTCAGACAGTTTaagtttggggttaaggttaaggttaggaatagGGTTAGATTTTAGGGTTGGGGGTTAGAATTGGGGACTTTGGATATTTAACTCTGGATATCCCTGTTGTTATAGTTGTCAAAGTGTCTGGAACGTGAGAGTGCCTTGCTGGCGGGCTGCCTGAGTGCATGCTGCTGCTGCCTTCTAAAGGGAGCATGTGATTCGCTGCTGTATCTGTTCTATTTACGTTGAGCGCATAGTAACACTCACTGCCCTCTTATATCAGGAGCTAGTTGTGTTCATTTGTGGCCCCTCTAGGACTTTGTCTCTCCCCAGCACAGAGCTTCCAGCGGCAGCCTTTGAAGTTCTTTGACCTTTgctttctctccctgttccttTCTCCCCCCCCTTCCCGTCCTTTCCTTTCATTCTTTgcccccgctccctctctcttagTTCCCCAGTGGACCTGCTGACCTGGACCCTCTCAGCCAGCTGCTGCCCACCCTCAGGGACCCCGTTGGGGCCAAGCAGGGCAGCAAGGAGAAGGTTGACCCTCAGGCCCTGTCGTCCCATAGCCCCCAGACCCAACCTCAACCTCGGCTCCAGTCACCTCCACAGCCTCGGCTTCAGTCCCCCTCCCAACCTCAACCCCAACTTCAGTCCCCTACTCAGGTCCAGCCTCAGAACCATCTTCAGTCTCCTCTCCAGTCCCCTACCCATCTCCAACCCCAGAACCAGCTTCAATCCCCTTTCCAGTCCCCTACCCATCTCCAACCCCAGAACCAGCTTCAATCCCCTACCCTACTCCAGCCCAGCGAGGCCAACGTACCCAGAGCCATGAATGTGAAGAGGGAGCCTCCCGGAACACCAAGCCGAGGTACAGCAGGGATTAGGGGGGGTCAAGGGTGAGGGGTCACCATAGTGGGTCACCCCACTGTATGCTGCCTGTCTTCATTTTACGCGTGGCCACCCAGGAAAGGACCTGAccgtgtgtctgtttgtgtccgTGCAGGGCTCACGGAAGGCTCCTCCAGCCTGCAGAACCAGTCACACTTTGACTTCTGCAGCCCCACCACCCCCAGCCAGGGACAGGGACAAGGGGAGCCATTCCAGACACCGAAAGACAGCAGCAGCCCCTACACAGAGCCTGGACTCATGAACTCGTTCAACTCCAACACCGGTATGAACTAGAATAT is a genomic window of Oncorhynchus keta strain PuntledgeMale-10-30-2019 chromosome 19, Oket_V2, whole genome shotgun sequence containing:
- the LOC118380067 gene encoding nuclear receptor coactivator 1-like isoform X1, whose product is MSAVGERALDPATSEPRKRKGSLCDISGQSVEKRRRELECRYIDELAELLSANMGDIASLNVQPDKCHILKSTVDQIQQIKRREQEKASLISPEDKVQRSDISSSSQGMVEKEALGPLLLEALDGFFFVVNREGRIVFVSENVTGYLGYAQEELMTSSVYSILHVGDHNEFIRNLLPKSLVNGVPWPQEQGWRNSHTFSCRMLKRPPDEVDSENQEARQQYDIMQCFTVSQPKAMQDEGDDLQTCLICIACRMPRPQQLPAISTESFITKQDPTGKIISIETSALRATGRPGWEDLVRKCIYAFFQPQGKEPSHAKKLLHEVMTHGTAISPLYQFNLSDGTPLSAQTRCKFCCPPKSDVQPFIMGIHTIDREHNTASSQENTNSSLLLTHGSPASSHTSRSPALPMGIEASQAPGPTSSLHLNNGNSSGTTTPTSHSAGYLTPNRLCPQQVNSPSPLGSPLTATPTSFMSPRPPRGSAGLGGSPRVPGNPFSPSTPGLHSPAGALGGGGGGGSGGILSRQHSGGDGGAGTPLGFSLPSPLPQRKASTPTSSPTRPPPAKPPEGKGGGGGGEYLGSNPKLNQLLDNGRVGPPGDPNNTAPNMHPNTPTSTPQCPASHSTLTERHKILHRLLQDSSPAEGGNNKESEIKKEPPASPATANPNGPPTTPQDHQLLRFLLDTDEKDLRDLPPPAALSLQTVRVKTEKRATGDTTPCAAACASPKPGPAQRHGPPRDTFPSGPADLDPLSQLLPTLRDPVGAKQGSKEKVDPQALSSHSPQTQPQPRLQSPPQPRLQSPSQPQPQLQSPTQVQPQNHLQSPLQSPTHLQPQNQLQSPFQSPTHLQPQNQLQSPTLLQPSEANVPRAMNVKREPPGTPSRGLTEGSSSLQNQSHFDFCSPTTPSQGQGQGEPFQTPKDSSSPYTEPGLMNSFNSNTGLSKMETDSQQFRPLALTDSLSFDGGMGNPVQASLASPQEQCVPCPLDQLLCPPTTPEGRNDEKALLDQLVSFLSGTDESELAELDRALGIDKLVQGGCFDPTPQRFPSQPPAATPISMDPKLPGYPSQFSTGAPAQFPREMGQGMGVFGVPRGAFPGGMGRAPGVANQLRLPPNQLRLQLQQRLQGPQQLQNRLAAMSQFPGGAHVAMGMRQGVQQPHIPSQPPLNAQMLAQRQRELYSFQHRQRQLLQQKVMLMRQGMGTGGPIGATRGLKGPQPQQQQFSYPPGYSPMSGNAPSSPSLFNPMGGPLDPKLSGLGPMGSHSAMMGGMQGQFGGGVNSAVQPGLFQQFGGPGMVQQGDPSFPLELSPTSPLLSPQNSTSQSPLLQQAQPPPGYQSPDMKSWQQAGMGGNSLFSQTGQTTPQAFGQQGVYNNMSITVSMAGGSGGVGSLPPMGPPVGLDNSNLGNSMCNDQVQQVQVFADVQCTVNLVGSDSYLNQPGSIGPQKGPQGPQSSQSQQKSLLQQLLTE
- the LOC118380067 gene encoding nuclear receptor coactivator 1-like isoform X2, with the protein product MSAVGERALDPATSEPRKRKGSLCDISGQSVEKRRRELECRYIDELAELLSANMGDIASLNVQPDKCHILKSTVDQIQQIKRREQEKASLISPEDKVQRSDISSSSQGMVEKEALGPLLLEALDGFFFVVNREGRIVFVSENVTGYLGYAQEELMTSSVYSILHVGDHNEFIRNLLPKSLVNGVPWPQEQGWRNSHTFSCRMLKRPPDEVDSENQEARQQYDIMQCFTVSQPKAMQDEGDDLQTCLICIACRMPRPQQLPAISTESFITKQDPTGKIISIETSALRATGRPGWEDLVRKCIYAFFQPQGKEPSHAKKLLHEVMTHGTAISPLYQFNLSDGTPLSAQTRCKFCCPPKSDVQPFIMGIHTIDREHNTASSQENTNSSLLLTHGSPASSHTSRSPALPMGIEASQAPGPTSSLHLNNGNSSGTTTPTSHSAGYLTPNRLCPQQVNSPSPLGSPLTATPTSFMSPRPPRGSAGLGGSPRVPGNPFSPSTPGLHSPAGALGGGGGGGSGGILSRQHSGGDGGAGTPLGFSLPSPLPQRKASTPTSSPTRPPPAKPPEGKGGGGGGEYLGSNPKLNQLLDNGRVGPPGDPNNTAPNMHPNTPTSTPQCPASHSTLTERHKILHRLLQDSSPAEGGNNKESEIKKEPPASPATANPNGPPTTPQDHQLLRFLLDTDEKDLRDLPPPAALSLQTVRVKTEKRATGDTTPCAAACASPKPGPAQRHGPPRDTFPSGPADLDPLSQLLPTLRDPVGAKQGSKEKVDPQALSSHSPQTQPQPRLQSPPQPRLQSPSQPQPQLQSPTQVQPQNHLQSPLQSPTHLQPQNQLQSPFQSPTHLQPQNQLQSPTLLQPSEANVPRAMNVKREPPGTPSRGLTEGSSSLQNQSHFDFCSPTTPSQGQGQGEPFQTPKDSSSPYTEPGLMNSFNSNTGLSKMETDSQQFRPLALTDSLSFDGGMGNPVQASLASPQEQCVPCPLDQLLCPPTTPEGRNDEKALLDQLVSFLSGTDESELAELDRALGIDKLVQGGCFDPTPQRFPSQPPAATPISMDPKLPGYPSQFSTGAPAQFPREMGQGMGVFGVPRGAFPGGMGRAPGVANQLRLPPNQLRLQLQQRLQGPQQLQNRLAAMSQFPGGAHVAMGMRQGVQQPHIPSQPPLNAQMLAQRQRELYSFQHRQRQLLQQKVMLMRQGMGTGGPIGATRGLKGPQPQQQQFSYPPGYSPMSGNAPSSPSLFNPMGGPLDPKLSGLGPMGSHSAMMGGMQGQFGGGVNSAVQPGLFQQFGGPGMVQQGDPSFPLELSPTSPLLSPQNSTSQSPLLQQAQPPPGYQSPDMKSWQQAGMGGNSLFSQTGQTTPQAFGQQGVYNNMSITVSMAGGSGGVGSLPPMGPPVGLDNSNLGNSMCNDQMSSPSFLH